The Drosophila sechellia strain sech25 chromosome 2R, ASM438219v1, whole genome shotgun sequence nucleotide sequence GACAAGGGCTCCCGCATCGGCATCATCTACGTGCCCACTGTGCAAAGCGACTCGAAGGGCGAGCTGCACTTCATCATCAACGGGGTGGACCGTGGCCCCGTTTCCCGAGACATTCCGCTCAACAGAGCGCCTCTGTTCGTGGTGATCGATGTGTATGGCACCACCAAGCAGATTCGAATTATCCAGCTAGAGGGCAGTAAGTGGAACAGAACGGGATGTGAGATGGACATCTTATTATTTAATCCATCCCCCTTTCTGCAGTTTTGTCCCTGCAGAGCGCTTGTCGCAACGTGATCCTGGAGAACTTCGCGGAGGACGCGATCAGCGAGCTGCCGCTACCAGAGAGCATCAAGCGATTCCTGCTGCGCCGCGACTAGGGCTCTGGACCATGAGCTCTATGAAATAGGGCCAGTGAGTGTGAATGAGAAATGCGTGTTTGGGGAAGTGTGCATGAGCCTGGGTCGTGATAGTCTGTTTACCCATATATGTTGTATGCGCCTGCAGCGCTAGTTCATTGACGCCTGATTCCGGACCCTAACAGATCTGCGGAACTGGCCGATCTCCGCTAGAGGGCGCTTATATTTGTAATTTCTGTAGATATATTTTATACTTTGGTTCTAGTTACCAATACACTCTTTACCTGGACGACCTATGTTGTAGATCATAATCCTCGCCAtcgtttgtgtatgtgtggatCACCCAACACCAGCGGAGGTCTCCTGGGCGCCCCGACTTTTAGCGATTCGGTCCCCAAGGCGATGCCCGTTTCCATTACCGCCTAAGCGTATTGTTGCTATATGTAAGTTAAGTCCACTTAATAAAGGATCGATCAAAGTCGCTGTAACTGCAAAAATCTTACTTTGAGCTAATCCGTTTATTCAAGAGTGGATATGCATATAGAATGTGTGgatacaaaacaaaacatgatGGAGCCGCCGCCTACTTGCCACGGTTCTCTGCCAGCTTGGCCTTGAAGATGCTCTTAAGCTCGTCAGCGCCGTCGCCGTTCACCTCCTGGTAGTAGGGTAGCTCTGCCAGACGCTTCAGCCAGGCGTGCATCTTGGGAAACTTAAATTCATCGATGGGAGCGGCGTCGTTCGCCGAGGTTACGGTGGCCACGGCGCAAAAGTCTGCGATGGTCAGATCAGAACCACACAAATACGGCTGATCCTTGAGGAATCCCTCTAGGATCTCCCAGCACTTCTGGATGTATGCGATCTTGTCGATGGAGCAGTCCGTGGATCCATAATACAGGATGGGCTCGTAGAGGAAGCGCAGACGCGCGAAGAGGTGGCCGGAGTCCAGGTGGAGCCGGGCATCCACGTTGGCGCGCTGCACCAAGTCCTTCGGGTagagctgctgctccttctggCCGTACTTCTCCACCAGGTAGGCGCAGATGGCATGCGAGTCAATGATAGTGGCCTCGCCGTCGATCAGGGTTGGGATGGTGTGCTGGGGGTTCAGCTTCAGGAATTCCGGAGTCAGATGCTCTCCCTTCAGCAGGTTAATTGGCCTGCATTCGGGCGAAGACTCTGTTAATTGAGTTAAGTGGCACGGTGTGGGAACCTACCGTAGTTCAAGGTCGAGCCCGATCGCCTTGGCCGTCAGGAGGACGGCGCGCGATGGGGGACTTAAGGTGGCATAATACAGAGCTGGCTTTGACATGGTTGGATCTGGGGAATATTCCAATATTTACTGTCTACCTATAGATTGCTTAACTAACCCCACGCTCGCGATGCGGACGGCGGGTCTAGCAGCGATAGCATCCCAGATTACTGGTAACCGCACTCACACCACTACAATTTCAGTACCCCCCTATATCAGCACCGAATCCGTGTCGCACCCACAGCAATATCAGATAACCCCGGATCTCTGGCGACTTATCAGAGCAACTAACATGGCGACCACACGGCGTAGGAAAGATACTGgaactacatacatatatcgcTCGCGCGCCGCCCCCACTTCAACCCCCTTTTGGCGACTTGGAAATTAAGtttacaaaataaatgtaattagcgacacacacacatgcagaaGGCGCCCCCAGGTTTGAGTGTGTGCTCCTGCAATCGCCggcaaattgtttttataatgTCAATGCAGCAATTTgtgcgcctgtgtgtgtgggtgtttgTTTTTAGGGGGGctgacgcacacacacaagcgcacTCCACTCGCAACTCACATTTCTCTGTGACCACAAAAGTAAAAACAGAACTGCCGCACGAACGTCCTCTCCGGAGTGCAAACGCGATCTGAATCGCGAACATGAAATTTCATAGCGGCCCGCTAGCTCTGCCGGCGACTCTGCTGAGAACCCACCGGCAGTGGTGTTGGTGTGGGCGAGTGTGGAGCCTCGCTCTCTGCTCCCTCTCTCTTTGCTCCTCTCCG carries:
- the LOC6618874 gene encoding glutathione S-transferase 1 isoform X2, with the protein product MSKPALYYATLSPPSRAVLLTAKAIGLDLELRPINLLKGEHLTPEFLKLNPQHTIPTLIDGEATIIDSHAICAYLVEKYGQKEQQLYPKDLVQRANVDARLHLDSGHLFARLRFLYEPILYYGSTDCSIDKIAYIQKCWEILEGFLKDQPYLCGSDLTIADFCAVATVTSANDAAPIDEFKFPKMHAWLKRLAELPYYQEVNGDGADELKSIFKAKLAENRGK
- the LOC6618874 gene encoding glutathione S-transferase 1 isoform X1, whose product is MFAIQIAFALRRGRSCGSSVFTFVVTEKYPTMSKPALYYATLSPPSRAVLLTAKAIGLDLELRPINLLKGEHLTPEFLKLNPQHTIPTLIDGEATIIDSHAICAYLVEKYGQKEQQLYPKDLVQRANVDARLHLDSGHLFARLRFLYEPILYYGSTDCSIDKIAYIQKCWEILEGFLKDQPYLCGSDLTIADFCAVATVTSANDAAPIDEFKFPKMHAWLKRLAELPYYQEVNGDGADELKSIFKAKLAENRGK